Proteins encoded in a region of the Massilia sp. UMI-21 genome:
- a CDS encoding DUF3108 domain-containing protein: protein MNNSRQSTTFLDRLGRLPALCAFSLLLHLLVLACITVRVPPPPTPGGGALTVRLAALAPQRSAPEAPGRPAAVTADAPAVPAASGARPGPRPPPPPAAPSAPPDPTPSAGDAEAIQMPSRYRVSMPPSVTLAYAVRDASGQTGAASLRWETDGVRYRMAFDGVTGRIDSEGGTDDAGIAPQRASYGLGAGSVAVAFERERGAIVFEAFGRSQQDRPGSQDGATVLMQLAGIGLADPDQMQDAVDIHVGRADHAAVERYRVVGKEQLATPIGTMETLHLARGGAIRLEVWLAPQRGWLPVQLRVTAPDGSARTQVVKEIGAAPPG from the coding sequence ATGAACAACAGCAGGCAATCGACCACTTTCCTCGACCGGCTCGGCCGCCTGCCCGCACTCTGCGCATTCTCGCTCCTGCTGCACCTGCTCGTTCTTGCTTGCATCACGGTGCGGGTGCCCCCGCCGCCCACGCCCGGCGGGGGCGCGCTGACGGTACGGCTCGCCGCGCTCGCGCCCCAGCGTTCCGCGCCGGAGGCGCCCGGCCGGCCTGCCGCCGTCACAGCCGACGCGCCTGCCGTACCCGCCGCCTCCGGCGCGCGCCCGGGGCCGCGCCCGCCCCCACCGCCCGCCGCTCCGTCCGCGCCACCGGATCCGACGCCGTCCGCCGGCGATGCCGAAGCGATCCAGATGCCGAGCCGCTACCGCGTCTCCATGCCGCCCTCGGTCACACTCGCGTACGCCGTGCGCGACGCCTCAGGCCAGACCGGAGCGGCAAGCCTGCGCTGGGAGACCGACGGGGTGCGCTACCGGATGGCGTTCGACGGCGTGACGGGCCGGATCGACAGCGAGGGAGGCACCGACGATGCCGGCATCGCCCCGCAGCGTGCCAGCTACGGGCTCGGCGCGGGAAGCGTCGCCGTCGCGTTCGAACGTGAACGCGGAGCGATCGTCTTCGAGGCTTTCGGGCGCAGCCAGCAAGACAGGCCGGGCAGTCAGGACGGCGCCACGGTGTTGATGCAACTGGCCGGCATCGGGCTAGCCGATCCGGACCAGATGCAGGACGCGGTCGACATCCATGTCGGGCGGGCCGACCATGCTGCGGTCGAACGCTATCGGGTAGTGGGGAAGGAACAGCTGGCAACGCCCATCGGCACGATGGAAACCCTGCACCTGGCGCGCGGCGGCGCGATCCGCCTGGAAGTCTGGCTGGCGCCGCAGCGCGGCTGGCTGCCGGTGCAACTGCGCGTCACGGCGCCGGACGGCAGCGCGCGCACGCAGGTGGTGAAGGAGATCGGCGCGGCGCCGCCCGGTTAG
- a CDS encoding porin family protein, producing MKATGIVLAVSLLVVGSAQAQLADTPAPRLEAEPTGPVGPLAKGFKRYQPVYGGNETANPNDREFKGFRTDPRLVLGYAFNPYLAIETGFSYLQDKGFHKIDTFHPRDAATEAALAAGDITARSHTTYVAATITVPVSDRLTAYGKFGIAQSEVKASDNLVTPERVRSHIAGQGYGGESATGAYGAVGARYKLNDRATLKGEARLNGSARKFGSAANASGVHGSVGIGF from the coding sequence ATGAAGGCCACCGGCATCGTTCTTGCCGTATCACTCCTTGTCGTCGGCAGCGCCCAGGCGCAGCTGGCCGATACCCCGGCACCGCGCCTGGAAGCCGAGCCGACTGGACCCGTCGGGCCACTGGCCAAGGGTTTCAAGCGCTATCAGCCCGTCTATGGCGGCAACGAAACCGCGAATCCCAACGACCGCGAGTTCAAGGGCTTCCGCACCGATCCCAGGCTGGTGCTCGGCTATGCCTTCAACCCCTACCTTGCGATCGAAACCGGATTTTCCTACCTGCAAGACAAAGGTTTCCACAAGATCGACACCTTCCATCCTCGGGACGCGGCCACGGAAGCCGCCCTCGCGGCGGGCGACATCACCGCCAGAAGCCATACCACCTACGTCGCCGCCACGATCACGGTGCCGGTCAGCGACCGCCTGACCGCCTACGGGAAGTTCGGTATCGCGCAGAGCGAAGTGAAGGCAAGCGACAATCTGGTCACCCCCGAGCGGGTCCGCAGCCATATTGCCGGACAGGGCTATGGCGGCGAATCGGCCACGGGTGCATACGGCGCGGTCGGCGCCAGGTACAAGCTGAACGACAGGGCCACGTTGAAAGGCGAGGCCCGGCTGAACGGCAGCGCCCGCAAGTTTGGCAGCGCAGCGAACGCCAGCGGCGTGCACGGCAGCGTGGGAATCGGCTTCTGA
- a CDS encoding peptide chain release factor 3, with protein MANDTDLHADDGIPAAGNTTTRLAGTIPREVARRRTFGIISHPDAGKTTLTEKLLLFSGAIQLAGTVKGRKSGRHATSDWMDIEKQRGISVASSVMQFEFRDHVVNLLDTPGHQDFSEDTYRVLTAVDSALMVIDAAKGVEAQTIKLLDVCRMRATPIVTFMNKMDRETRDPLELLDEVESVLKIECAPVTWPIGMGKNFRGVYHLLRDEIMLFKAGEEKADGAFEIVKGIDNPKLAEMFPLEIEQLKMEVELVHGASHVFDLERFLAGVQTPVFFGSAINNFGVREILSALVDWAPAPRERDATVRAVKPEEERFSGFVFKIQANMDPAHRDRIAFLRVCSGRFEKGMKVKHLRLGREVKLSSVVTFMASSREQVEEAYAGDIIGLPNHGNMQIGDSFSEGELLTFTGIPYFAPDLFRTVRIRNPLKMKQLHKGLQQLGEEGAVQVFKPVLGSDLILGAVGVLQFEVVASRLLNEYGVDAVFESSSISSARWVSSDDKKSLSDFENQLGHQVAYDAAGNLAFLATSGVNLRLTQERWPKLTFHATREHAAKLA; from the coding sequence ATGGCCAACGACACCGATCTCCACGCCGACGACGGCATTCCCGCCGCCGGCAACACGACCACCCGCCTGGCAGGCACGATCCCGCGCGAAGTCGCGCGGCGCCGCACCTTCGGCATCATTTCCCACCCCGATGCGGGCAAGACGACGCTGACCGAGAAGCTGCTGCTGTTCTCGGGCGCGATCCAGCTCGCCGGTACCGTCAAGGGCCGCAAGAGCGGCCGCCATGCGACCTCGGACTGGATGGACATCGAGAAGCAGCGCGGCATCTCGGTCGCCTCCTCGGTGATGCAGTTCGAGTTCCGCGACCACGTGGTCAACCTGCTCGATACCCCGGGCCACCAGGACTTCTCCGAAGACACCTACCGCGTGCTGACCGCGGTCGACTCGGCGCTGATGGTGATCGACGCGGCCAAGGGCGTGGAGGCGCAGACCATCAAGCTGCTCGATGTCTGCCGCATGCGCGCCACGCCGATCGTCACCTTCATGAACAAGATGGACCGCGAGACCCGCGATCCGCTGGAACTGCTCGACGAAGTCGAGTCGGTGCTGAAGATCGAGTGCGCGCCGGTGACCTGGCCGATCGGCATGGGCAAGAACTTCCGCGGCGTGTACCACCTGCTGCGCGACGAGATCATGCTGTTCAAGGCCGGCGAGGAAAAGGCCGACGGCGCCTTCGAAATCGTCAAGGGCATCGACAACCCGAAGCTGGCCGAGATGTTCCCGCTCGAGATCGAGCAGCTCAAGATGGAAGTGGAACTGGTGCACGGCGCCTCGCACGTGTTCGATCTCGAGCGCTTCCTGGCGGGCGTGCAGACCCCGGTGTTCTTCGGCTCGGCGATCAACAACTTCGGTGTGCGCGAGATCCTGTCGGCGCTGGTCGACTGGGCTCCGGCCCCGCGCGAGCGCGACGCTACCGTGCGCGCGGTCAAACCGGAAGAGGAGCGGTTTTCCGGCTTCGTCTTCAAGATCCAGGCCAACATGGACCCGGCCCACCGCGACCGAATCGCTTTCCTGCGCGTTTGCTCGGGCCGCTTCGAGAAGGGCATGAAGGTCAAGCACCTGCGGCTGGGCAGGGAGGTCAAGCTGTCCTCGGTGGTGACCTTCATGGCGTCCAGCCGAGAGCAGGTGGAAGAAGCCTACGCCGGCGACATCATCGGCCTGCCGAACCACGGCAACATGCAGATCGGCGACAGTTTCTCGGAAGGCGAGCTGCTGACCTTCACCGGTATCCCGTATTTCGCCCCGGACCTGTTCCGTACTGTGCGCATCCGCAATCCGCTGAAGATGAAGCAGCTCCACAAGGGCCTGCAGCAGCTGGGCGAAGAGGGCGCGGTGCAGGTCTTCAAGCCGGTGCTGGGCTCGGACCTGATCCTGGGTGCGGTCGGCGTGCTGCAGTTCGAAGTCGTCGCCAGCCGCCTGCTGAACGAGTACGGGGTCGACGCCGTGTTCGAGAGCAGCAGCATCAGCAGCGCGCGCTGGGTGTCGAGCGATGACAAGAAGTCCTTGTCCGACTTCGAGAACCAGCTCGGCCACCAGGTCGCCTACGACGCCGCCGGCAACCTGGCGTTCCTGGCCACCTCGGGGGTCAACCTGCGCCTGACGCAGGAACGCTGGCCCAAGCTGACCTTCCATGCGACCCGCGAACACGCGGCCAAGCTGGCATAG
- the gcvH gene encoding glycine cleavage system protein GcvH yields the protein MNIPTDLKYTESHEWVRREADGSLTVGITEYAQDALGDIVFVELPQVGKAFTAGDDAAVVESVKAASDIYAPVSGTVTAFNQPVADAPDSINQDAYGAWLFKLAPSDAGAFDKLLDADAYGKTTGA from the coding sequence ATGAACATCCCAACCGACCTGAAATACACCGAGTCCCACGAGTGGGTGCGCCGCGAAGCCGACGGCAGCCTGACCGTCGGCATCACCGAGTACGCACAGGACGCGCTGGGCGACATCGTGTTCGTCGAGCTGCCGCAGGTCGGCAAGGCATTCACCGCCGGCGACGACGCCGCGGTGGTCGAGTCGGTCAAGGCCGCCAGCGACATCTACGCCCCGGTGTCGGGCACCGTCACCGCCTTCAACCAGCCGGTCGCCGACGCCCCGGATTCGATCAACCAGGACGCCTACGGCGCCTGGCTGTTCAAGCTGGCCCCGAGCGACGCCGGCGCCTTCGACAAGCTGCTGGACGCCGACGCCTACGGCAAGACCACCGGCGCCTGA
- a CDS encoding IS1595 family transposase: MKTPSFKKWFARLPALNGAQRQQTLAALHPAAGLDRIVALIEQIRAPQRACPRCASQRCHRHGHANGLQRYRCRECGRSFNDLSGTPLARLRLREKWLDYLDALIAATSVRRAALDVGVHRNTAFRWRHRFVDRVKHDQPEQLSGIVEADEMFILESQKGARKLDRAPRKRGGAARKRGISNELDCILVARDRARQTIGALVGRGALKAAHLERHLLPRLDRQALLVSDANAAYRAFSRKHGIAHQAVNLRAGVRVRRQAGGALHVQNVNAFHQRLRDWLARFRGVASRYLPNYLGWHRVLDRARVITAEQFLRIAIGVINR; encoded by the coding sequence GTGAAAACACCCAGCTTCAAGAAATGGTTCGCGCGGCTGCCCGCACTGAACGGGGCGCAGCGCCAACAAACACTGGCGGCATTGCATCCGGCCGCAGGGCTGGACCGGATCGTCGCCCTCATCGAGCAGATCCGCGCACCCCAACGCGCCTGCCCGCGCTGCGCCTCCCAGCGCTGCCACCGGCACGGCCATGCCAACGGCCTGCAGCGCTACCGCTGCCGGGAATGCGGCCGCAGCTTCAACGACCTGAGCGGCACGCCTTTGGCACGGCTGCGGCTGCGCGAAAAATGGCTCGACTACCTGGACGCATTGATCGCGGCCACATCAGTGCGCCGCGCCGCCCTTGACGTGGGCGTGCACCGCAACACCGCGTTTCGCTGGCGCCACCGCTTCGTCGACCGGGTCAAGCACGACCAGCCAGAGCAATTGAGCGGCATCGTCGAGGCCGATGAAATGTTTATCCTGGAATCGCAAAAGGGCGCGCGCAAGCTGGACCGGGCGCCGAGAAAGCGTGGCGGCGCGGCGCGCAAACGCGGCATCTCAAACGAGCTCGACTGTATCCTGGTGGCACGCGACCGCGCCAGGCAGACCATCGGCGCGCTGGTCGGGCGCGGGGCCTTGAAGGCGGCGCACCTGGAACGCCACCTGCTGCCCAGGCTCGACCGGCAAGCACTCCTGGTCAGCGACGCCAACGCTGCCTACCGGGCGTTTTCACGCAAACATGGGATCGCCCACCAGGCGGTCAACTTGCGCGCAGGCGTGCGGGTGCGCCGCCAGGCTGGCGGCGCCCTCCACGTCCAGAACGTCAACGCTTTCCACCAGCGTCTGCGCGACTGGCTGGCCCGCTTTCGCGGCGTGGCATCGCGCTACCTGCCGAATTACCTCGGCTGGCACCGGGTGCTCGACCGCGCACGGGTAATTACTGCGGAACAGTTCTTACGCATCGCAATCGGGGTCATCAATAGATAA
- the gcvP gene encoding aminomethyl-transferring glycine dehydrogenase, with protein MTRTSLTQLEARDSFIPRHIGPSESEQAAMLSTLGYASRAALIDAVVPANIRRKDTMDLGQFVEPRSEEQALETLRALASKNKVMKSMIGQGYYGTHTPKVVLRNIFENPAWYTAYTPYQPEISQGRLEAILNFQQMITDLTGMGIANSSMLDEGTAAAEAMTLLQRVGKSSSKVFYVADDVLPQTLEVVRTRAEPIGVEVRVIAAGDIEKLEETCFGVLLQYPGVNGEVRDYRAAVEHLHAAGAMVVVAADLLALTMLAAPGDWGADVVVGNSQRFGVPLGFGGPHAGYLATRDEYKRSMAGRLVGVTVDAQGNQAYRLALQTREQHIRREKATSNICTAQVLLAVMAGMYAVYHGPQGLKRIAQRVHRQTAILARGLQQLGLEVLNTTYFDTLTVKGDAAALHAAALDAGINLRRVDDGHVGVSLDETTTRDDLASLFAVFGGGRTVDIDALDEDVADAYPAELARTSAYLSHPTFNRYHAEHEMLRYLRSLADKDLALDRTMIPLGSCTMKLNATSEMIPVTWPEFSNIHPFAPNDQTVGYREMIDQLEAMLCAATGYAAISLQPNAGSQGEYAGLLVIQKYHQARGEGHRNICLIPSSAHGTNPASASMVGMKVVVTACDENGNVDLGDLKAKAEQYSRDLACVMVTYPSTHGVFEEGIKELCEIVHQHGGQVYVDGANMNAMVGVAAPGAFGGDVSHLNLHKTFCIPHGGGGPGVGPIGVGAHLAPFLPNQLSTGYVRNEAGIGAVSAAAYGSASILPISWMYIAMMGASGLTAATEVAILNANYIARRLAPHYPVLYTGHDGLVAHECIIDLRPLQDKTGISNEDVAKRLMDFGFHAPTMSFPVPGTLMIEPTESESKAELDRFIEAMIAIHAEIVKVERGEYDKMDNPLKGAPHTAEVVTADEWAHGYSREVAAFPVASLRKKKYWPPVGRADNVYGDRNLFCGCAPISDYE; from the coding sequence ATGACCCGCACCAGCCTCACCCAACTCGAAGCGCGCGATTCGTTCATCCCGCGCCACATCGGCCCGTCCGAATCCGAACAGGCAGCCATGCTGTCGACCCTGGGCTACGCCTCGCGCGCCGCCCTGATCGACGCGGTCGTGCCCGCGAACATCCGCCGCAAGGACACGATGGACCTGGGCCAGTTCGTCGAACCGCGCAGCGAGGAGCAGGCGCTTGAAACCCTGCGTGCGCTGGCGTCGAAGAACAAGGTCATGAAGTCGATGATCGGCCAGGGCTACTACGGCACCCACACCCCGAAGGTCGTCCTGCGCAACATCTTCGAGAACCCGGCCTGGTACACCGCCTATACCCCATACCAGCCGGAGATCTCGCAGGGCCGCCTGGAAGCGATCCTGAACTTCCAGCAGATGATCACCGATCTCACCGGCATGGGCATCGCCAACTCGTCGATGCTGGACGAAGGCACCGCCGCCGCCGAAGCCATGACCCTGCTGCAGCGCGTCGGCAAATCAAGCTCGAAGGTCTTCTACGTGGCCGACGACGTGCTGCCGCAGACCCTGGAAGTGGTGCGCACCCGCGCCGAGCCGATCGGCGTCGAAGTGCGCGTGATCGCCGCGGGCGACATCGAAAAGCTTGAAGAGACCTGCTTCGGCGTGCTGCTGCAGTACCCGGGCGTGAACGGCGAAGTGCGCGACTACCGCGCCGCGGTGGAGCACCTGCACGCGGCCGGCGCGATGGTGGTCGTGGCCGCCGACCTGCTGGCCTTGACGATGCTGGCCGCGCCGGGCGACTGGGGCGCCGACGTGGTGGTCGGCAACAGCCAGCGCTTCGGCGTGCCGCTCGGTTTCGGCGGCCCGCACGCCGGCTATCTGGCCACCCGCGACGAATACAAGCGCAGCATGGCCGGCCGCCTGGTCGGCGTCACCGTCGACGCCCAGGGCAACCAGGCCTACCGCCTGGCGCTGCAGACCCGCGAGCAGCACATCCGCCGCGAAAAGGCGACCTCGAACATCTGTACCGCCCAGGTGCTGCTGGCCGTGATGGCCGGCATGTACGCGGTCTACCACGGCCCGCAAGGCCTGAAGCGCATCGCCCAGCGCGTGCACCGCCAGACCGCGATCCTGGCGCGCGGCCTGCAACAGCTCGGCCTCGAGGTGCTCAACACCACCTACTTCGACACCCTGACCGTCAAGGGCGACGCGGCAGCGCTGCACGCCGCCGCGCTTGATGCCGGCATCAACCTGCGCCGCGTCGACGACGGCCACGTGGGCGTGTCGCTGGACGAAACCACCACCCGCGACGACCTCGCAAGCCTGTTCGCCGTCTTCGGCGGCGGTCGAACCGTCGATATCGACGCCCTCGACGAGGACGTGGCCGACGCCTACCCGGCCGAGCTGGCGCGCACCAGCGCCTACCTGAGCCACCCGACCTTCAACCGCTACCACGCCGAGCACGAGATGCTGCGCTACCTGCGCTCGCTGGCCGACAAGGACCTGGCGCTGGACCGCACCATGATCCCGCTCGGTTCCTGCACCATGAAGCTGAACGCGACCTCGGAGATGATCCCGGTCACCTGGCCGGAGTTCTCGAACATCCACCCGTTCGCCCCCAACGACCAGACCGTCGGCTACCGCGAGATGATCGACCAGCTGGAAGCCATGCTGTGCGCCGCCACCGGCTATGCCGCGATCTCGCTGCAGCCGAACGCCGGCTCGCAGGGCGAGTATGCCGGCCTCTTGGTGATCCAGAAGTACCACCAGGCGCGCGGCGAAGGCCACCGCAACATCTGCCTGATTCCATCGTCCGCGCACGGCACCAACCCGGCGTCGGCCAGCATGGTCGGCATGAAGGTCGTGGTCACCGCCTGCGACGAGAACGGCAACGTCGATCTCGGCGACCTGAAGGCCAAGGCCGAGCAGTACAGCCGTGACCTGGCCTGCGTGATGGTCACCTACCCGTCGACCCACGGCGTGTTCGAGGAAGGCATCAAGGAACTGTGCGAGATCGTGCACCAGCACGGCGGCCAGGTCTACGTGGACGGCGCCAACATGAACGCGATGGTCGGCGTGGCCGCGCCGGGCGCTTTTGGGGGCGACGTCAGCCACCTGAACCTGCACAAGACCTTCTGCATCCCGCACGGCGGCGGCGGCCCGGGCGTCGGCCCGATCGGCGTCGGCGCGCACCTGGCGCCGTTCCTGCCAAACCAGCTGTCGACCGGCTACGTGCGTAACGAAGCGGGCATCGGCGCGGTCAGCGCGGCGGCCTACGGCTCGGCCTCGATCCTGCCGATCTCGTGGATGTACATCGCGATGATGGGTGCGTCTGGCCTGACCGCGGCCACCGAAGTGGCGATCCTGAACGCCAACTACATCGCGCGCCGCCTGGCCCCGCACTACCCGGTGCTGTACACCGGCCACGACGGCCTGGTCGCGCACGAGTGCATCATCGACCTGCGCCCGCTGCAGGACAAGACCGGCATCTCGAACGAAGACGTGGCCAAGCGCCTGATGGACTTCGGCTTCCACGCCCCGACCATGAGCTTCCCGGTGCCGGGCACCCTCATGATCGAGCCGACCGAGTCGGAGTCGAAGGCCGAGCTGGACCGCTTCATCGAGGCCATGATCGCCATCCACGCCGAGATCGTGAAGGTCGAGCGCGGCGAGTACGACAAGATGGACAATCCGCTCAAGGGCGCGCCGCACACCGCCGAGGTGGTGACCGCCGACGAATGGGCCCATGGCTACTCGCGCGAAGTGGCGGCCTTCCCGGTGGCCTCGCTGCGCAAGAAGAAGTACTGGCCGCCGGTCGGCCGCGCCGACAACGTGTACGGCGACCGTAACCTGTTCTGCGGCTGCGCGCCGATCAGCGACTACGAGTAA
- a CDS encoding MCP four helix bundle domain-containing protein — MLSRLKIGPKLLLAPGVVLLLLVLLSSGAYYAMVRQHQSLQAIVGPRAVQMRSATELVAQAQRVHADTYKLLTWLGSSFSRSRIDILIADIHRQHGAIARAFAELALQTESGSLERRHVEGAVQAHRLYVRAAREVVELAHADQTIGANAMIKPEAAFSTLVERMTMLARLERELSEEASNGAAADFRLTSGLMPFVVLLAVGVSLAITMAVRRALLQQIRGIGAAALGLASGDLTVGERSYGGDEIGETSRALDAGIRNLNGTLRTVLESARTIGSASREITLGNLSMHSRAVFRSRSLEDTAASMQQLAETVTVTATGALAANRLAQAASHSVRAGGQTVERMATTLAAVKEGAARAAEAAGAIDAFASEAGTLALNAALASARDGEGGSEFADAANEVRALAQRAAGAAREVRELAARSIAEIDGCTAWARQAGDSIDDAAGATRAMEEVVGEIGSASAGQAGSLANVNQAIVRMDEVTRQNCTLVEEAAAAARTLQMQALALSRTVAAFRLGEPETEAEPAPAQAEQKESGATRDLPRERRRHERSHLRLASSRK, encoded by the coding sequence ATGCTGTCGCGACTGAAGATCGGTCCCAAGCTGCTGCTCGCGCCCGGCGTCGTCCTGTTGCTGCTGGTGCTGCTCTCGAGCGGCGCCTACTATGCCATGGTGCGCCAGCACCAGTCACTGCAGGCCATCGTCGGTCCGCGCGCAGTACAGATGCGCAGCGCCACCGAACTGGTGGCCCAGGCCCAACGCGTGCACGCCGACACCTACAAGCTGCTCACCTGGCTCGGCAGCAGCTTTTCGCGTTCCCGCATCGACATCCTGATCGCCGACATCCATCGTCAGCATGGTGCGATCGCGCGCGCGTTCGCCGAGTTGGCGCTCCAGACCGAATCCGGGAGCCTGGAGCGGCGCCATGTCGAGGGGGCGGTGCAGGCGCATCGGCTGTACGTGCGGGCGGCGCGCGAGGTGGTCGAGCTGGCGCATGCCGACCAGACCATCGGCGCAAATGCCATGATCAAGCCCGAAGCCGCGTTCTCCACGCTGGTCGAGCGCATGACGATGCTGGCCAGGCTCGAGCGCGAGCTGTCCGAGGAGGCGTCGAACGGCGCCGCTGCCGACTTCCGGCTCACGTCCGGCCTGATGCCCTTCGTGGTGCTGCTGGCGGTCGGGGTGTCGCTGGCCATCACGATGGCGGTGCGGCGCGCACTGTTGCAGCAGATCCGGGGCATCGGCGCTGCCGCCCTGGGGCTGGCGAGCGGCGACCTGACCGTCGGCGAGCGCAGCTACGGCGGCGACGAGATCGGAGAGACCTCGCGTGCGCTGGACGCCGGCATCCGCAACCTGAACGGAACCCTGCGCACGGTGCTGGAATCGGCGCGCACCATCGGCAGCGCCTCGCGCGAGATCACGCTGGGCAACCTGAGCATGCACAGCCGCGCCGTGTTCCGCAGCCGGTCGCTGGAAGACACCGCCGCCAGCATGCAGCAACTGGCGGAAACCGTGACCGTGACCGCCACCGGCGCGCTGGCCGCGAATCGACTGGCACAGGCCGCATCGCATAGCGTCCGCGCGGGCGGCCAGACCGTGGAGCGCATGGCGACAACGCTGGCCGCGGTAAAGGAAGGCGCGGCGCGGGCGGCCGAGGCGGCGGGCGCGATCGACGCTTTCGCCAGCGAAGCCGGGACGCTGGCGCTGAACGCCGCGCTGGCCTCGGCGCGAGACGGCGAAGGCGGCAGCGAGTTCGCCGACGCCGCCAACGAGGTGCGGGCGCTGGCCCAGCGCGCGGCCGGCGCGGCGCGCGAGGTGCGCGAGCTGGCGGCGCGTTCGATCGCCGAGATCGACGGCTGCACGGCCTGGGCGCGCCAGGCCGGCGACAGCATCGACGATGCGGCCGGCGCGACGCGCGCGATGGAAGAGGTGGTCGGCGAGATCGGCAGCGCCAGTGCCGGGCAGGCGGGCAGCCTGGCCAACGTCAACCAGGCCATCGTGCGGATGGACGAGGTAACCCGGCAGAACTGCACGCTGGTCGAGGAAGCGGCCGCGGCGGCGCGGACCCTGCAGATGCAGGCACTGGCGCTGTCGCGCACGGTGGCCGCGTTCCGCCTCGGCGAACCGGAAACGGAAGCGGAACCCGCGCCCGCGCAGGCCGAACAAAAAGAAAGCGGCGCTACCCGGGATCTACCCAGGGAACGCCGCCGTCACGAGCGGTCGCACTTGCGGCTCGCGTCGAGCCGCAAGTGA
- the gcvT gene encoding glycine cleavage system aminomethyltransferase GcvT, whose product MTLKATPLNSAHRSLGAKMVDFGGWDMPVNYGSQIEEHNAVRLDAGMFDVSHMCVVDLKGANVRAFLRGLLANNVDKLQIPGKALYSCMLNPEGGVIDDLIVYYFSEDWFRLVVNAGTAEKDVAWMQQQNAATDSGVTITQRRDGNDPIALIAVQGPNARAKVWQVLPATQAASEPLKPFNVVIVPDTPFGEVMVARTGYTGEDGFEIGVAASQVEALWKAFAAAGITPAGLGARDTLRLEAGMNLYGQDMDDSVNPLDAGLAWTVDLVSERDFIGKAALQAKGQQANFVGLILREKGGILRAHQKVVAASGNAGEITSGTFSPSMQQAIALARVPLDVAVGDTVHVEIRDKKLAASVVKLPFVRNGKVLAV is encoded by the coding sequence ATGACGCTCAAAGCGACCCCGCTCAATTCCGCACACCGCTCCCTGGGAGCCAAGATGGTCGACTTCGGCGGCTGGGACATGCCGGTCAACTACGGCTCCCAGATCGAGGAGCACAATGCCGTCCGCCTCGATGCCGGCATGTTCGACGTCTCGCACATGTGCGTGGTGGACCTGAAGGGCGCGAACGTGCGCGCTTTCCTGCGCGGCCTGCTGGCCAACAACGTCGACAAGCTGCAAATTCCCGGCAAGGCGCTCTACTCCTGCATGCTCAACCCCGAGGGCGGCGTGATCGACGACCTGATCGTCTACTACTTCAGCGAAGACTGGTTCCGCCTGGTCGTCAACGCCGGCACCGCCGAGAAGGACGTGGCCTGGATGCAGCAGCAGAACGCGGCCACCGATTCCGGCGTCACCATTACCCAGCGCCGCGATGGCAACGACCCGATCGCCCTGATCGCGGTGCAGGGCCCGAACGCCCGCGCCAAGGTGTGGCAGGTGCTGCCGGCTACCCAGGCCGCTTCCGAACCGCTCAAGCCGTTCAATGTCGTGATCGTCCCCGATACCCCGTTCGGCGAAGTCATGGTGGCGCGCACCGGCTACACCGGCGAAGACGGCTTCGAAATCGGCGTCGCTGCCAGCCAGGTCGAAGCCCTGTGGAAGGCCTTCGCCGCTGCCGGCATCACGCCGGCCGGCCTGGGCGCGCGCGACACCCTGCGCCTGGAAGCGGGCATGAACCTGTACGGCCAGGACATGGACGATAGCGTGAACCCGCTCGACGCCGGCCTGGCCTGGACCGTCGACCTGGTCTCGGAGCGCGACTTCATCGGCAAGGCGGCGCTGCAGGCGAAAGGCCAGCAGGCCAATTTCGTCGGCCTGATCCTGCGCGAGAAAGGCGGCATCCTGCGCGCCCACCAGAAGGTGGTCGCGGCTTCCGGCAATGCAGGCGAGATCACCAGCGGCACCTTCAGCCCGAGCATGCAGCAGGCGATCGCGCTGGCGCGCGTGCCGCTCGACGTGGCCGTCGGCGACACCGTGCACGTCGAGATCCGCGACAAGAAACTGGCTGCCAGCGTGGTGAAGCTGCCGTTCGTGCGTAACGGCAAAGTTCTCGCAGTCTGA